In a genomic window of [Chlorobium] sp. 445:
- the menA gene encoding 1,4-dihydroxy-2-naphthoate octaprenyltransferase, whose translation MNTSSVQDAKPVAAQTWWIALRPYSFSASVIPAIMGGVIALWMRSRGLVEFDFSIVNFILCIIGCVAIHSVTNLVNDYFDYKTGLDNKDNFGAMNILVQGALTPEQVRNATIVAFVIAAAIGAYFIFEAGPKADVLIYLIVFGALSAYFYTAPPLSLKYRGLGDLQVVLSFAMLMVFGAYYVQTKSFSWLPIIYSIPIGLLVDDILHINNLRDIPADKKAQISTLAIWLGEKSAKKFHYVLCFGAFLSVGVMIAFAKLTWFSLLTLLALPSAIKLSQEVSAMTQPNVDPMIVARAAQLHAKFGALMILGFIIGTFLPY comes from the coding sequence ATGAATACATCATCTGTTCAAGATGCAAAGCCGGTTGCAGCGCAAACTTGGTGGATAGCCTTGCGACCCTATTCTTTTAGCGCATCTGTTATCCCTGCAATTATGGGTGGTGTCATTGCGCTGTGGATGCGCTCGAGGGGACTTGTTGAGTTCGACTTTAGCATTGTCAATTTCATTTTGTGCATCATTGGCTGTGTCGCCATTCACAGCGTAACGAACTTGGTCAATGATTACTTTGACTATAAGACTGGGCTCGATAACAAGGATAACTTTGGGGCGATGAACATTCTCGTGCAAGGTGCCCTGACGCCTGAACAGGTTCGTAACGCCACGATTGTTGCCTTTGTGATCGCCGCAGCCATTGGTGCCTATTTCATCTTTGAAGCAGGTCCAAAAGCTGATGTGCTGATTTACTTGATTGTCTTCGGCGCACTCTCAGCGTACTTCTATACCGCACCACCGCTCTCGCTTAAATACCGTGGGCTTGGCGACTTGCAAGTTGTTCTTTCTTTTGCAATGCTCATGGTTTTCGGCGCATATTATGTGCAAACCAAGTCCTTTTCGTGGCTACCCATCATTTACTCGATTCCGATTGGCTTGCTTGTCGATGACATTTTGCACATCAACAACTTGCGCGATATTCCTGCTGATAAGAAAGCGCAGATTTCCACTTTGGCAATCTGGCTTGGGGAAAAGAGTGCAAAGAAGTTTCACTATGTCTTGTGCTTTGGGGCATTTCTTAGCGTTGGCGTGATGATTGCCTTTGCAAAGCTCACTTGGTTTTCGCTGCTGACGCTGTTGGCTCTACCTTCGGCAATCAAGCTCTCGCAGGAAGTTTCTGCCATGACACAGCCAAATGTTGACCCGATGATTGTAGCGCGTGCGGCGCAACTGCATGCTAAGTTTGGCGCTTTGATGATCTTAGGATTTATCATCGGAACGTTTTTGCCTTACTAA
- a CDS encoding phosphoribosyltransferase translates to MFSSLKTTLDAALHLFYPRLCLVCESRLLAADEKFVCADCERDFDIFSLPNESTDEMLRRLHKNFPAQTVIQDAISLYRFYKEGKIQAVIHAFKYDSLPQVAVEYGRKLGHKILTERPHVHFDAVTFMPLHRLKYIERGYNQAERLAAGVADVMHLPLLSCVERTRYTSTQTGLDLSEREANMKGVFRATMALTHKRLLLIDDVFTTGATMLSCARALADAGLAHLTIATLAVTAG, encoded by the coding sequence ATGTTCTCTTCGCTCAAAACGACACTTGATGCTGCACTTCATCTTTTTTACCCACGTCTATGTTTAGTTTGCGAAAGTCGCTTGCTTGCTGCCGATGAAAAATTTGTTTGTGCTGACTGCGAACGTGATTTTGACATCTTCAGCCTTCCCAATGAATCCACTGATGAGATGTTGCGTCGCCTGCACAAGAATTTTCCCGCACAAACGGTGATTCAAGATGCCATTTCGCTCTATCGCTTCTACAAAGAGGGTAAGATTCAAGCTGTCATTCATGCGTTCAAATATGACAGCTTGCCGCAAGTTGCTGTGGAATATGGCAGAAAACTCGGTCATAAAATTTTGACAGAACGCCCTCATGTTCACTTTGATGCGGTAACTTTCATGCCACTGCATCGGCTCAAATACATTGAGCGAGGATATAATCAAGCCGAGCGGCTTGCGGCAGGGGTTGCTGATGTGATGCATTTGCCATTGCTTTCTTGTGTGGAGCGAACGCGATACACTAGCACGCAAACAGGCTTAGATCTTTCTGAGCGTGAAGCTAATATGAAGGGGGTTTTCCGCGCAACCATGGCTCTTACTCACAAGCGTCTTTTGCTCATTGATGATGTTTTTACAACTGGCGCTACCATGCTCTCGTGTGCCCGTGCGCTTGCTGACGCTGGTCTTGCACACCTCACGATTGCAACACTGGCTGTAACCGCTGGATAG
- a CDS encoding 16S rRNA (uracil(1498)-N(3))-methyltransferase, giving the protein MDLFYAPPEQISSDTLTLIGDEFHHASHVLRKKVGDVLYCIDGEGQLYTTRITALTKFSLSAKIEHVEVEPPPLSHIAVAISLTKTNDRFENFLEKATELGVSEIIPMLTARTVARPKPEQYPSKLKRWRNILLAATKQSQRYRIPKLHMITPFEEVLKRTDELRVLPYEFSRQKIQIEFAGKGVLFVIGSEGGFTPEEVEAAHRAGFIEISLGKTILRVDTAGIFVVAMVRAEELRQRSA; this is encoded by the coding sequence ATGGATTTATTTTATGCGCCGCCTGAGCAAATTTCATCTGATACGCTCACGCTTATTGGCGATGAGTTTCATCATGCAAGTCATGTGCTTCGTAAAAAAGTCGGAGATGTGCTCTACTGTATTGATGGCGAAGGTCAGCTTTACACGACGCGTATTACTGCCCTTACGAAATTTTCGCTAAGTGCCAAGATTGAACATGTTGAAGTTGAGCCGCCGCCTCTGTCGCATATTGCGGTTGCAATTTCGCTGACCAAAACAAATGATCGGTTTGAGAATTTTTTGGAGAAAGCCACTGAACTTGGCGTCAGCGAGATTATTCCGATGCTTACAGCGCGCACAGTTGCGCGTCCCAAACCGGAGCAGTACCCCAGCAAACTGAAGCGTTGGCGCAATATTTTGCTTGCAGCAACGAAGCAATCGCAGCGTTATCGGATTCCGAAGCTACACATGATTACGCCTTTTGAAGAAGTGTTGAAGCGCACAGATGAGTTGCGGGTGTTACCTTATGAATTTTCGCGTCAAAAAATTCAAATAGAGTTTGCAGGTAAAGGTGTGTTGTTTGTAATTGGTAGCGAAGGTGGCTTTACACCAGAAGAAGTTGAGGCAGCGCATCGTGCAGGCTTTATTGAGATTTCTCTTGGCAAAACGATTTTGCGTGTAGACACTGCGGGCATTTTTGTTGTGGCTATGGTGCGAGCTGAAGAACTGCGTCAACGCTCTGCTTGA